The DNA sequence AGCGAGCCATGAACATCGATTATGCCATTAGGGAAGTGACCGTTCCTGCGAGGGAGCTGGAGAAGAGCGGCGTCAAGGTGGTAAAGCTGAACATCGGGGATCCCAACAAATGGGACTTCGAGACGCCGCCTCATGTGCGCCAAGCGCTGTGCCGCGCGGTGGAAGCGTGCGACAATGGATACACGGCGGAAGAGGGCCTCCCCGCCCTGAGGGAGGCCTTGGCAGAGAAAGAGCGCCGCAAGAACCAGATAGACATTGAGGCGGACGACATCTACATCACCAACGGTGTCTCCGAGAGCATACTCAACATATTGGCGGCCTCCATAGAGCCAGGTGACGAGGTCTTAGTGCCTGGCCCTTCCTATCCTTCTTACATCGAGTACATCAAATACTTCGGTGGCGTGCCGGTGGCGTACCGCACCGATGAGTCGCAGGATTGGCAGCCCGATCTGGACGACATCAGGGCTAAGGTCGGGGCCAGGACCAAGGCCCTGGTGGTGATCAATCCCAATAATCCTACGGGTGCGCTCTATTCGCGCCAGGTGCTGAAGGAGATCACGGACATTGTGGCCGAGCATGACATGTTCCTCATGTCCGACGAGATCTACGACCTCATGACCTTCGACGGAGAGCACTATTCGCCCGCCTCGCTGGCTCCCGATGTGCCCGTGGTCCTCTTCAACGGCTTCTCCAAGGTGGATCTGCTCCCAGGATGGCGATTGGGATATGCTGCGTTCAGGGATCCCAGGGGCGAGCTGGCGGAGATAAGGGAGGGGTTCGTGAAGCAGCTGCGCCTACGCCTCTGCGCCAACCATCCCTGCCAATTGGCGGTGATTGAGGCTCTGCAAGGTCCGCAGGATCACCTGGAGGTCACCAGGCGTAAGCTGCGCGAGCGAGGAGAGTATGCCTGGAAGCGGCTGAACGAGATAGAGGGCATTTCCACCACCAGACCGAAGGGGGCCTTCTACATCTTCCCCAAGGTCACATCCAAGCGC is a window from the Methanomassiliicoccales archaeon genome containing:
- a CDS encoding aminotransferase class I/II-fold pyridoxal phosphate-dependent enzyme; the encoded protein is MSPIDMRATKRAMNIDYAIREVTVPARELEKSGVKVVKLNIGDPNKWDFETPPHVRQALCRAVEACDNGYTAEEGLPALREALAEKERRKNQIDIEADDIYITNGVSESILNILAASIEPGDEVLVPGPSYPSYIEYIKYFGGVPVAYRTDESQDWQPDLDDIRAKVGARTKALVVINPNNPTGALYSRQVLKEITDIVAEHDMFLMSDEIYDLMTFDGEHYSPASLAPDVPVVLFNGFSKVDLLPGWRLGYAAFRDPRGELAEIREGFVKQLRLRLCANHPCQLAVIEALQGPQDHLEVTRRKLRERGEYAWKRLNEIEGISTTRPKGAFYIFPKVTSKRWRSDKEFVLDVLYNTHVLFVHGSGFDPTYGAGHFRSVFLPPIDILEDAFDRLEGFMRGKG